Within the Pseudonocardia alni genome, the region CCCGCCCGTCCGGGAGGAGCCGCGGGAGCCAGCGCAGCAGCAGCTCGTGCAGCGCGGTCTTGCCGGAGCGGATCGGCGGGTTGGAGTAGATCCCGGCGAAGGTGACGTCGTCGGGGACCTCCTCGGGACGGCAGGCGGTCACGTTGCCCAGCCCGGCCGCGTCGGCGTTCTCCCGGGTGAGGCCCAGCGCGCGCTCGTTGAGGTCCACCGCCCACACCGGAAGCCGGCGGCGCCGGCTGGCCAGGGTGAGCGCGATCGGGCCGTAGCCGCAGCCGACGTCGAGCAGCGGGCCGCGGACCGGCGGCATGGGTGCGGTGTCGAGCAGCACCCTCGTCCCGCGGTCGAGGCGGCTGTGCGAGAAGACCCCGGTGTCGGTCACCAGCGACAGGTCCACGTCGGACGTGTGCAGGCGGACCGACCCGCGGTGGCTCGCGACGGACGGCGTGGCGCTGAAGTAGTGGTCACCCACGCCGGGTGATGCTACGGCGGGGACACTGGGGACATGAGGACGCCACAGCCCCCGCAGGACGTGCCCATCCGTGAGGAGCCGATCCGGATCGGTCAGTTCCTGAAGCTCGCCGGGCTCGCCGAGGACGGCGTGCACGCCCGCGAGATCCTCGAGGCGGGCGAGGTCACGGTCAACGGGGCACCGGAGCACCGCCGGGGCGCCCAGCTCCGTCGCGGCGACGTCGTCTCGGTGGCCGGGCGGAGCGTCCGCCCGGTCTGAGGCTCACCAGCCGAGGTGGTCGAACGCCGTCGCGAGCGTCGGGGCGAGGGTCTCGGCGTAGGTCGCGGTCAGGTGGTTGTCGTCCATGTAGACGAGCACGTTGCCCACCTCGCTGCGGCAGACCGCCGGGTCGCAGATGCCGTCGGCCACGTCGGCGAACACCACGTTCGGCGGGACGCCCGGGACCGCCGACCACGGCGGGTACGGCTGGTACAGCGTGTGCCGGTCGATCTCGCAGGCCGGTGCGCCCCGGCCCTGCGTGGCGACGCAGTCGACCACGTTGAAGTCGAAGCGCGGGTTGTCGCGGACGGCGACGACCGGGATCCCGGCCGCGTCGAGCCGCTGCCAGGCCTGGACGAACCCCTCGGGGGTCTGCTCGTGCAGCCCGGGCCGCACGTCGCGGCTGGCCAGTGACAGGACCGCGTCGGGGTGCATCGCGACCAGCTGGTCGTGCACCGCGGCGTTCCAGTCGGTGCAGCCCTGGTCGTCGGCGACGGTCTCCGAGCGCACCGACATCGGGCAGGCCCCGCGGAACATGCCCACCATCGACCAGTTGCGCTGCTCGGCGATCACCGCGAGCGAGGCGGCGTACTGCTGGGCGTGCGAGTCGCCGACCACGGCG harbors:
- a CDS encoding class I SAM-dependent methyltransferase, translating into MGDHYFSATPSVASHRGSVRLHTSDVDLSLVTDTGVFSHSRLDRGTRVLLDTAPMPPVRGPLLDVGCGYGPIALTLASRRRRLPVWAVDLNERALGLTRENADAAGLGNVTACRPEEVPDDVTFAGIYSNPPIRSGKTALHELLLRWLPRLLPDGRAYLVVAKNLGSDSLQRWLSDEQGFPTTRLASERGYRVLEVAPAP
- a CDS encoding RNA-binding S4 domain-containing protein, which produces MRTPQPPQDVPIREEPIRIGQFLKLAGLAEDGVHAREILEAGEVTVNGAPEHRRGAQLRRGDVVSVAGRSVRPV